A single region of the Bartonella harrusi genome encodes:
- a CDS encoding homoserine dehydrogenase — MAEALKVGIAGLGTVGSSVMRVLQEKASSLACQCGRPIKIVAVSARDKSRNRGIDLSDVKWFDSPVDMAVSDEIDVFVELIGGELDVVYEAVKKALERGHHVVTANKALLARHGVTLAVIAEKKGVFLHFEAAIAGGIPVIKAIRESLAGSYISRIYGILNGTCNYILTRMFAEGLSFEDCLADAQRLGYAEADPAFDIGGNDTAHKLALLTSLAFGTAVSLDDVYVEGISNISQIDIRAADELGYRIKLLGVALKTDSGIEQRVHPTMVPTSSMIAQIHGVTNALSIQSDLLGELLFSGPGAGGVATASAVIGDLVDIAKVRHGFQYAPVFRSPALELSPHKRARISHHAGGYFIRLNVHDRAGVFAAVAQHMADNYISLESIVQRPFVDSQIVKTIILITHETTEVNVRQALAAIEKGGHLVAKSQFIRIEPMA; from the coding sequence ATGGCAGAAGCTTTAAAGGTTGGCATTGCGGGGCTGGGTACTGTTGGTAGCTCAGTGATGAGAGTTCTACAAGAAAAGGCGAGTAGTTTAGCTTGCCAATGTGGGCGACCAATTAAAATTGTTGCGGTTAGTGCACGTGATAAAAGCCGTAATCGTGGCATTGATTTGAGTGATGTGAAATGGTTCGATTCACCTGTAGATATGGCTGTGTCTGATGAGATTGATGTTTTTGTTGAATTAATTGGTGGCGAATTAGATGTTGTGTATGAAGCTGTAAAGAAAGCGCTTGAGAGAGGACATCATGTTGTTACTGCTAATAAAGCACTGCTTGCTCGACATGGAGTAACACTTGCTGTCATTGCAGAAAAAAAAGGTGTTTTTCTTCATTTTGAAGCGGCTATTGCTGGAGGAATTCCTGTTATAAAAGCGATACGAGAATCACTTGCTGGAAGCTATATATCGCGGATTTATGGTATTCTCAATGGAACTTGCAACTATATATTAACACGCATGTTTGCGGAAGGACTTTCATTTGAAGATTGTTTGGCAGACGCACAGAGACTTGGTTATGCTGAAGCTGATCCAGCTTTTGATATTGGGGGAAATGATACTGCTCATAAATTAGCTTTATTGACAAGTTTGGCATTTGGAACTGCAGTTTCGTTAGATGATGTTTATGTTGAAGGAATTAGCAATATTTCGCAAATTGATATCCGTGCGGCTGATGAATTGGGGTATCGGATTAAGCTTTTAGGGGTTGCATTAAAGACCGATTCTGGAATCGAGCAACGTGTTCATCCAACAATGGTACCGACGTCATCAATGATTGCACAGATTCATGGTGTAACAAACGCTCTTTCTATTCAAAGTGATTTATTAGGGGAATTGCTGTTTTCTGGTCCTGGAGCTGGAGGGGTGGCAACAGCATCAGCGGTTATTGGTGATTTGGTTGACATAGCGAAAGTGCGTCACGGTTTTCAATATGCACCTGTTTTCAGAAGTCCAGCATTGGAACTTTCTCCTCATAAAAGAGCGCGTATTTCCCATCATGCTGGTGGTTATTTCATTCGTTTGAATGTTCATGATCGTGCTGGTGTTTTTGCCGCAGTTGCACAGCATATGGCTGATAATTATATTTCATTAGAGTCAATTGTTCAAAGACCTTTCGTAGACAGTCAGATTGTAAAAACAATTATTTTAATAACCCATGAAACAACAGAGGTTAATGTACGACAAGCGCTTGCAGCAATTGAAAAAGGTGGTCATCTTGTTGCAAAATCTCAATTCATTCGTATCGAACCTATGGCATAG
- the glpX gene encoding class II fructose-bisphosphatase, protein MPTIQKNLNGLDRILTLELVRVTERAAVAAARWRGRGDEKAADQAAVDAMRQELNRLPIDGTVVIGEGERDEAPMLYIGEKVGLQKNGLAIDIALDPLEGTTICAKNLANSLAVIAIAEKGNLLYAPDVYMQKIAVGPGYPEGVVDIDALPADNIHALAKAKGVAVNQVTVCIMDRSRHKKLIEEVRATGASIRLIGDGDVAAVIDTTDPDETGVDIYMGIGGAPEGVLAAAALRCIGGQIQGRLQLDTEEKIARAAKMGIDNPHKVYTMEEMAKGDVLFSATGVTDGSMLSGVKFTSRYIQTETLVMRSHTGTIRHIKAQHRDCTKFD, encoded by the coding sequence ATGCCCACAATTCAGAAGAATTTAAATGGACTTGATCGTATTTTAACACTTGAATTGGTCCGTGTCACTGAACGTGCTGCCGTTGCAGCTGCACGATGGCGCGGTCGTGGTGATGAAAAAGCCGCTGATCAAGCTGCGGTAGATGCAATGCGTCAGGAACTTAATCGATTGCCCATTGATGGTACAGTCGTGATTGGTGAAGGGGAACGCGATGAAGCTCCTATGCTTTATATTGGAGAAAAAGTAGGTCTTCAAAAAAATGGGTTAGCGATTGATATTGCACTTGATCCACTCGAGGGAACAACAATTTGTGCCAAAAATCTTGCTAATTCCCTTGCTGTTATTGCAATTGCTGAAAAGGGTAATTTGCTTTACGCTCCTGATGTTTATATGCAAAAAATTGCTGTTGGACCTGGTTATCCTGAAGGAGTTGTCGATATAGATGCTTTGCCGGCTGATAATATTCACGCCCTTGCAAAAGCTAAGGGTGTTGCTGTGAATCAGGTGACTGTTTGTATTATGGATCGATCGCGCCACAAGAAATTAATTGAGGAAGTACGAGCAACAGGGGCATCAATTCGTTTAATTGGCGATGGAGATGTTGCGGCCGTTATCGATACAACTGATCCAGATGAAACGGGTGTTGATATATATATGGGGATTGGTGGAGCACCAGAGGGCGTATTAGCGGCAGCAGCTTTGCGTTGTATTGGTGGGCAGATACAAGGACGTTTGCAGCTTGATACAGAAGAAAAAATTGCACGTGCAGCCAAAATGGGGATCGATAACCCTCATAAAGTTTATACAATGGAAGAAATGGCAAAGGGTGATGTGCTGTTTTCTGCAACAGGTGTAACCGATGGTAGTATGCTTTCTGGTGTTAAATTTACCTCTCGTTATATTCAAACGGAAACGCTTGTAATGCGTTCACATACCGGTACAATTCGTCATATTAAAGCGCAGCATAGGGATTGTACAAAATTTGATTAA
- a CDS encoding branched-chain amino acid aminotransferase, with amino-acid sequence MKISTSLLPFKIEKHPSPLSDENREEILKNPGFGQFFTDHMCTIQWTEEKGWHNAVISQHKALEINPASTVLHYGQEIFEGLKAYHAKDGRILLFRPEANAQRLIESAKRLAMPELPQGIFLEAVNQLVKIDQKWVSDLPNASLYIRPFMFGNEAFLGVRASQEYLFCIIASPVESYFKGEEKSISVWIETDYSRAGPGGTGAAKCGGNYAASLLAQNSAAQNNCSQVLFLDMVEHKWIEELGGMNVFFIMANNTLVTPALNGTILPGITRHSILQLAQQMGLKIEERPYSFESLKKDAQNGCLKEVFACGTAAVITSIGRFKYKDGEFTIGNEIIGEITKQFRTQLVNLQKGNIEDKNGWVHSVPLS; translated from the coding sequence ATGAAAATTTCTACATCACTGCTTCCGTTTAAAATAGAAAAACATCCCTCTCCTTTATCAGACGAGAACCGTGAGGAAATTCTAAAAAATCCCGGCTTTGGTCAATTTTTTACAGATCATATGTGTACCATACAATGGACTGAAGAGAAAGGTTGGCATAACGCTGTTATTTCTCAACACAAAGCTTTAGAGATTAATCCAGCAAGCACTGTTTTGCATTATGGGCAAGAGATTTTTGAAGGTTTAAAAGCCTATCACGCAAAAGATGGGCGCATCTTGTTATTCCGCCCTGAAGCCAATGCACAGCGTTTGATAGAATCGGCAAAGCGTTTGGCTATGCCAGAATTGCCACAGGGTATTTTCTTAGAAGCCGTTAATCAATTGGTAAAAATTGATCAAAAATGGGTTTCAGACCTTCCAAATGCGAGCCTCTACATACGTCCATTCATGTTTGGTAATGAAGCCTTTTTAGGTGTTCGCGCTTCTCAAGAATATCTTTTTTGTATCATAGCATCTCCCGTCGAATCCTATTTTAAAGGAGAAGAAAAGTCTATTAGCGTATGGATCGAAACAGATTATAGTCGTGCCGGTCCAGGAGGCACAGGCGCAGCCAAATGTGGTGGCAACTATGCAGCAAGCTTACTAGCACAAAATAGCGCAGCACAAAATAATTGTAGCCAAGTACTTTTCCTTGATATGGTTGAACATAAATGGATTGAAGAACTCGGCGGTATGAATGTTTTCTTTATTATGGCAAATAATACACTTGTAACACCTGCACTTAACGGCACTATCCTTCCAGGAATAACACGTCACTCAATTTTACAATTGGCGCAACAAATGGGATTAAAGATAGAAGAACGCCCCTATTCTTTTGAATCTCTCAAAAAAGATGCACAAAATGGTTGCCTTAAGGAAGTCTTTGCTTGTGGTACAGCAGCTGTTATTACATCAATTGGACGTTTTAAATACAAAGATGGTGAGTTTACTATCGGAAATGAAATAATTGGTGAGATTACAAAGCAATTTCGCACACAGCTTGTTAACCTTCAAAAAGGCAATATAGAAGATAAAAATGGCTGGGTACATTCTGTCCCACTCTCATAA
- a CDS encoding SPOR domain-containing protein produces MSDNDRKNPHETRHDHEHHDPLGRLTRIFNPNKQNGNQNDHSSLQTDQSASHLPKSASSPPPSHDDDFDLSFLEAELENNLTNNLPLDNQRRQWGNRETNSDTLSKTSLNRLEQNKFLPEERHYTAINHDEEQILDALSPLPIQKNQTPPKRTIPTRTDPSFGKSGFNERSENFFFDELDKHDNIKETTTQSAEQTHHLPQTASQQKEGSKIQQNHESNQNFYSTPVNHPYKISADQEIWATEYYSDLSHSSKETNTFSSSSDLVSERQDTARNERVTDFPLPLDSTQVNKQSEREGFSQKRHTTDYPQFYEEEFSKQETYAETTQEYHNIQTPYINSAENISEQNNEKEKTYSQNNLNHIHSSSETPHTGQKERFFAHNSTDRDSPPPNVNTYKFAEEIVEKTGPIMVPEVPYEAPEYDVPTDDLKEEFADVLNVGNVSADDFSRHQQHSDVFNEIFHQTMENPKENIHINSQNQNTNYSPTDNVEYHSSSFTADPLYRGTDEISTHASNTSPLKNFIFGKNLTKSVVLLTLIAVGFFSYFHFFVPSQKNENAPIIRADDTPFKFKQETTEKKNDVAHNLDIYKQTTEESEKQENTQQSLIDSSEQPEDLTELDQQEATSLSSSSLNQSAVEDAVTEAINHTIPTREVQTVIVNQDGTVVLAPKQHTEEKPTDEQEEKIDQIADNQPQDSSALSVDESNINNEETEQTFTSDIDKVIAENTSFSNIEGKVIPLPSHPERNAEQQKHVDSRPPSSSHVTTQNSENYYVQLASQPTHALATISLKNIKLRFGFLIGDRPLNIQSALIPEKGTYYRVRIQTHNRNDAINLCEDIKNSGGSCFITR; encoded by the coding sequence ATGAGCGATAACGATCGCAAAAATCCGCACGAAACAAGACACGATCATGAACATCATGATCCTTTAGGTAGACTTACGCGAATTTTTAATCCAAATAAACAAAACGGAAATCAAAATGATCACTCTTCCTTACAGACTGATCAATCAGCATCTCATCTCCCTAAATCTGCATCCTCTCCACCGCCATCTCATGATGATGATTTTGATTTGTCTTTTCTAGAAGCAGAGCTTGAAAATAATCTAACGAATAACTTGCCTCTTGATAATCAAAGGAGACAATGGGGCAACCGTGAAACAAACTCAGATACTTTGTCAAAAACTTCCTTAAATCGTTTAGAACAAAACAAGTTTTTGCCTGAAGAGCGGCACTATACAGCTATTAATCATGATGAAGAGCAAATTTTAGACGCACTTTCTCCCTTACCCATCCAAAAGAATCAAACACCTCCAAAGAGAACGATACCAACCCGTACGGATCCTTCTTTTGGAAAAAGTGGTTTTAATGAACGATCAGAAAATTTCTTTTTTGATGAATTGGATAAACACGACAATATCAAAGAAACGACCACACAATCGGCGGAACAAACGCACCATTTGCCACAAACAGCCTCGCAACAAAAAGAGGGTTCAAAGATACAACAAAATCATGAGAGTAATCAAAACTTCTACAGTACTCCTGTGAATCATCCCTATAAAATTTCTGCTGATCAAGAAATTTGGGCGACAGAATATTACTCTGATCTTTCCCACTCCTCCAAAGAGACCAACACATTTTCCTCATCCTCTGATCTTGTTTCAGAAAGACAGGACACTGCAAGAAATGAAAGAGTAACTGACTTTCCATTACCTTTGGATTCAACACAAGTCAACAAACAGTCTGAGCGAGAAGGTTTTTCACAAAAGCGCCATACCACTGATTATCCTCAATTTTATGAAGAAGAATTCTCTAAGCAAGAAACTTATGCTGAAACCACTCAAGAATATCATAATATTCAAACACCATACATCAACAGCGCTGAAAATATTTCTGAGCAAAACAATGAAAAAGAGAAAACATATAGTCAAAACAATTTAAATCATATCCACTCCTCATCGGAGACGCCTCATACAGGACAAAAAGAGCGTTTTTTTGCTCATAACTCTACAGATAGGGACTCTCCCCCTCCCAATGTCAATACTTATAAATTTGCAGAAGAAATTGTAGAAAAAACGGGACCAATTATGGTTCCTGAAGTTCCATATGAAGCTCCAGAATATGATGTGCCAACCGATGATTTAAAAGAAGAATTTGCTGATGTACTCAATGTAGGAAATGTTTCAGCAGACGATTTTTCACGCCACCAACAACACAGTGATGTTTTCAATGAAATCTTTCATCAAACTATGGAAAATCCAAAAGAAAATATACACATAAACTCCCAAAATCAAAATACCAACTATTCCCCTACAGACAATGTGGAATATCATTCTTCCTCTTTTACAGCAGATCCATTATACAGAGGGACAGATGAAATCTCCACGCATGCATCAAACACTTCTCCCTTAAAAAATTTTATTTTTGGTAAGAATCTTACTAAAAGTGTTGTTCTTCTTACTTTAATAGCCGTTGGTTTTTTTAGTTATTTTCATTTTTTTGTGCCATCACAAAAGAATGAAAATGCCCCCATCATCCGTGCTGATGATACACCTTTTAAATTCAAGCAAGAAACAACGGAAAAAAAGAATGATGTTGCACATAATTTAGATATTTATAAACAAACAACTGAAGAAAGTGAAAAACAAGAAAATACACAACAATCGCTTATTGATAGTTCTGAACAACCTGAAGATTTAACGGAATTAGACCAACAAGAAGCGACAAGTCTTTCCTCCTCTTCTCTTAATCAATCTGCTGTTGAAGATGCCGTGACTGAAGCTATTAATCACACCATTCCAACACGAGAAGTACAAACTGTTATTGTAAACCAAGACGGCACAGTTGTACTAGCGCCCAAACAGCATACAGAAGAAAAACCGACGGATGAACAAGAAGAAAAAATTGATCAAATTGCTGATAATCAACCTCAAGATTCTTCTGCTCTTTCTGTAGATGAATCCAATATAAACAACGAAGAAACAGAACAGACTTTTACAAGTGATATTGATAAAGTAATAGCTGAGAACACTTCTTTTTCTAATATTGAAGGAAAAGTTATACCACTTCCTTCACATCCAGAAAGAAACGCAGAACAACAAAAACATGTTGATTCTCGTCCGCCATCATCAAGCCACGTAACCACACAAAATTCAGAAAATTATTACGTACAACTTGCATCCCAACCAACTCATGCATTGGCAACTATTTCTTTGAAAAACATAAAACTCAGATTCGGCTTCCTCATTGGTGATCGGCCTTTAAATATTCAATCTGCTCTCATACCAGAAAAAGGAACCTATTATCGTGTTCGCATACAAACACACAATCGGAATGATGCCATAAATCTTTGTGAAGACATAAAAAATTCTGGAGGAAGTTGCTTCATCACACGCTAA
- the argS gene encoding arginine--tRNA ligase, translated as MNVFKSFENKIKKTLELSTIKGKNGEVLDLSKITVDPPRDSFHGHLSTNAAMVLAKSIGLNPRVLAEKIIELLQNDPSIDYIDVAGPGFINIKLTRQFWQDAIKSILELGASYGRIPIGQGKRINVEYVSANPTGPMHVGHCRGAVVGDVLSNLLQFVGYDITKEYYINDAGQQIEVLAHSVLLRYREALGQKINAIPEGLYPGEYLIPLGQSLAQEFGDQLLTMGQNEALSIVKERAIHAMMSMIREDLAALNIYHDIFFSERMLYADNARAIRNTINALTLNGYIYKGQLPPPKGQNREDWEPSEQTLFRSTNAGDDQDRVLVKSDGSYTYFAADVAYFHDKFNRHFDEMIYILGADHAGYVKRLEAMAKAVSGDKAELSVFLCQLVKLFRNGQPVRMSKRAGSFVTLRDVVEEVGRDPVRFMMLYRKCEAPLDFDFAKVTEQSKDNPIFYVQYAHARCHSVFRQAQETLHIEKLSNDTMIAHLNRLTDDNEIFLIRKLSEYPRIIEQAVIHKEPHRLAFYLYDLASSFHIHWNKGSDNLNLRFIQPNDKELSLARLGLIQAVINVLSSGLTIVGVKAPIEMR; from the coding sequence ATGAATGTCTTTAAAAGCTTCGAGAATAAAATTAAAAAAACACTCGAATTATCTACTATAAAAGGAAAGAATGGGGAAGTTTTAGACTTATCAAAAATCACTGTTGATCCTCCACGTGATTCCTTCCATGGTCATTTATCAACCAATGCTGCTATGGTGCTTGCAAAATCTATAGGGCTTAATCCACGTGTGCTTGCAGAAAAAATCATAGAACTTCTCCAAAATGATCCTTCTATCGACTACATTGATGTGGCCGGTCCTGGATTTATCAACATAAAGCTTACGAGACAATTTTGGCAAGATGCAATAAAATCCATACTTGAATTAGGCGCCTCTTATGGTCGTATTCCAATCGGACAAGGAAAACGCATCAATGTTGAGTATGTATCAGCAAATCCAACAGGGCCAATGCATGTGGGACATTGCCGTGGAGCTGTCGTTGGAGATGTTCTCTCTAATTTGTTACAATTTGTTGGCTACGACATTACAAAAGAATATTACATCAATGATGCTGGTCAACAAATCGAAGTACTGGCTCACTCTGTATTATTACGCTATCGCGAAGCTCTTGGACAAAAAATCAATGCAATTCCAGAAGGGCTCTATCCTGGTGAATATTTAATACCGTTGGGACAATCACTTGCCCAAGAGTTTGGTGACCAATTACTCACTATGGGCCAAAATGAAGCTCTCTCTATCGTAAAAGAACGTGCAATTCATGCCATGATGTCAATGATTCGCGAAGATTTAGCTGCCCTTAATATTTATCATGATATCTTTTTCTCTGAGCGAATGCTTTATGCAGATAATGCGCGTGCTATTCGTAATACAATCAATGCACTCACCTTAAATGGCTATATTTACAAAGGCCAACTTCCTCCACCAAAAGGGCAAAATAGAGAAGACTGGGAACCAAGTGAACAAACTTTATTTCGCTCAACAAATGCAGGAGACGACCAAGACCGTGTTTTAGTAAAGTCTGATGGTTCTTACACTTATTTTGCTGCGGATGTTGCTTATTTTCATGATAAATTCAATCGTCATTTTGATGAAATGATTTATATTCTCGGTGCTGACCATGCTGGTTATGTAAAGCGGCTAGAAGCGATGGCAAAAGCAGTTTCTGGTGATAAAGCAGAATTAAGTGTCTTTTTATGTCAACTGGTGAAGCTTTTTCGCAATGGTCAACCTGTACGTATGTCGAAAAGAGCAGGATCGTTTGTTACACTGCGTGATGTTGTAGAAGAAGTCGGCCGCGATCCCGTGCGTTTTATGATGCTCTACCGTAAATGTGAAGCACCTCTTGATTTTGACTTTGCCAAAGTAACAGAACAATCAAAAGATAACCCCATTTTTTACGTACAATACGCACATGCACGTTGTCATTCCGTTTTTCGTCAAGCACAAGAAACCCTTCATATTGAAAAGCTTTCCAACGATACAATGATCGCGCATCTTAACCGATTAACCGATGATAATGAAATATTCTTAATACGCAAACTTTCTGAATATCCCCGTATCATTGAACAAGCAGTGATCCATAAAGAACCCCATCGATTAGCTTTTTATCTCTATGACCTTGCTTCCAGCTTTCATATACATTGGAATAAAGGAAGCGATAATCTCAATTTACGTTTCATTCAACCTAACGATAAAGAACTATCCCTCGCTAGATTAGGGTTGATACAAGCTGTCATAAACGTTTTATCATCAGGACTTACAATTGTAGGAGTCAAAGCACCAATAGAAATGCGTTGA
- a CDS encoding deoxyguanosinetriphosphate triphosphohydrolase, which yields MNISNINIKYQSRALYSANPQTSRGRLFNETTSDLRSPFQRDRDRVIHSNAFRRLKHKKQVFIADESDHYRTRLTHSIEVSQIARTLARALYLDEDLAEAIALVHDFGHPPFGHAGEDALNEAMIPYGGFDHNAQALRIVTKLEQRYANFDGLNLTWETLEGLVKHNGPLLGPYAKKKEVPLDILQYNAKQDLELDCFAGLEAQCAAIADDIAYNAHDIDDGLRSQFFTLDQFKQISLTAILLEDIQAEYPQLSQTRRGYELVRKQITTMVEDVIKQSQKNLANIKPKSIDDIHQAKQTIVTFSPTMAVYEKELKDFLFKNLYYHEQILSRRNTAKCIVQKLFDCYYQSPDRMPESWYGKTAHLTDQELARLIADFLSGMTDHYALREYHRLFDRTDDFV from the coding sequence ATGAATATAAGCAATATTAATATCAAGTACCAATCTCGAGCGCTGTATAGTGCCAACCCGCAAACGAGTCGTGGTAGATTATTCAATGAAACAACCAGTGATCTCCGATCACCTTTTCAACGAGATAGAGATCGTGTTATTCATTCTAATGCATTTCGGCGTCTTAAACATAAAAAGCAAGTCTTTATTGCCGATGAAAGCGATCATTATCGTACCCGGCTGACACATTCAATAGAAGTTTCCCAAATTGCACGAACATTAGCCCGTGCGCTCTATCTTGATGAAGATCTTGCCGAAGCTATTGCCCTTGTTCATGACTTTGGCCATCCTCCTTTTGGCCACGCGGGCGAAGATGCCCTTAATGAAGCAATGATCCCTTATGGTGGTTTTGATCATAATGCACAAGCATTACGCATTGTCACAAAACTAGAACAGCGCTATGCAAATTTTGATGGACTTAACCTTACTTGGGAAACACTGGAAGGCCTTGTCAAGCATAATGGCCCTCTTTTAGGTCCTTATGCGAAAAAAAAAGAGGTTCCTCTCGATATTCTACAGTACAATGCCAAGCAAGATCTTGAGCTCGATTGCTTTGCTGGTCTAGAAGCGCAGTGCGCTGCTATTGCTGATGATATTGCTTACAATGCCCATGATATTGATGATGGTTTACGTTCACAATTTTTTACACTCGATCAATTCAAGCAGATTTCGTTAACCGCAATATTATTAGAAGATATACAAGCAGAGTATCCACAGCTTTCTCAAACTCGGCGCGGTTACGAACTGGTGCGCAAACAGATAACAACTATGGTTGAGGATGTTATTAAGCAATCACAAAAGAATTTAGCCAATATCAAACCAAAAAGCATAGACGACATTCACCAAGCAAAACAAACCATTGTTACTTTTTCTCCTACAATGGCAGTTTATGAAAAAGAACTAAAAGATTTCCTCTTTAAAAATCTTTATTATCATGAGCAAATCCTCAGTCGTCGCAATACAGCAAAATGCATTGTACAAAAATTATTCGACTGTTATTATCAGAGTCCAGATAGAATGCCTGAAAGTTGGTACGGCAAAACAGCGCACTTAACAGATCAAGAGCTGGCACGTCTCATTGCTGACTTTCTGTCAGGTATGACCGATCATTATGCTCTACGCGAATATCACCGTTTATTTGACCGTACAGATGATTTTGTTTAA
- a CDS encoding HesB/IscA family protein encodes MCVNISDVAAQRVAQILLNEPDKIALRISVEGGGCSGFSYKYNLVSEMHEDDFILKKGGAVVFIDSLSLPFMEGAEIDFVDDLIGQSFQIRNPNAVSSCGCGVSFSI; translated from the coding sequence ATGTGTGTGAATATTTCAGATGTTGCTGCTCAGAGGGTTGCACAGATACTTTTGAATGAACCAGATAAAATAGCTTTACGTATTTCTGTTGAAGGTGGTGGATGTTCAGGCTTTTCTTATAAATATAATTTGGTTTCGGAAATGCATGAAGATGATTTTATCCTTAAAAAAGGTGGGGCGGTTGTCTTTATTGATTCCTTATCGCTTCCCTTTATGGAAGGGGCTGAAATTGATTTTGTTGATGATCTTATCGGGCAGTCTTTTCAAATTCGGAACCCCAATGCCGTTTCATCATGTGGGTGTGGAGTAAGTTTTTCAATTTAG
- a CDS encoding carboxypeptidase regulatory-like domain-containing protein, which yields MSILTKILRWWLWLCVAFSILIWSNCAFSEGGKGQDEQQKQSTNFLSQSQDLEKENSVPQAKLILHAHLKNSSENIAKGLVWRVYAPVLEIDNKLPLIATYEGGSAYFNLEPGRYLVHVSFGHASGMSRVSLDSGQNLVKNFNLDAGGVILNATLLNGTINEKELRFILYEDEKENDDTGVILSNIKAQSIVRLKAGHYHVASHYGTINAIVRSDIQVDAGKITEVTLEHQAAQIVLKLVRQEGGEALADTSWSITNDSGDIIYETVGAYVSLVLAEGEYIAIAKNQDKIYQKVFSVVSGHDEDVSVIANTQNMQQINEEVD from the coding sequence ATGAGTATTCTTACAAAAATATTGCGCTGGTGGTTATGGTTATGTGTGGCGTTTAGCATATTGATCTGGAGCAATTGCGCCTTTTCTGAAGGAGGAAAAGGGCAAGATGAGCAACAAAAACAATCAACGAACTTTCTTTCGCAATCTCAAGATCTTGAAAAAGAAAATTCTGTTCCTCAAGCCAAACTTATTTTACATGCCCATTTGAAAAATAGCAGTGAAAATATTGCAAAAGGCCTCGTATGGCGGGTTTATGCTCCTGTTTTAGAGATTGATAATAAATTACCACTTATTGCCACTTATGAAGGTGGTAGTGCATATTTTAACTTAGAACCAGGGCGTTATCTTGTTCATGTCTCCTTTGGTCATGCAAGTGGTATGTCCCGTGTAAGTTTAGACAGTGGACAAAATCTTGTTAAGAATTTTAATCTTGATGCTGGTGGTGTTATTCTAAATGCTACACTGCTCAATGGTACAATTAATGAAAAAGAATTGCGCTTTATTCTCTATGAAGATGAAAAAGAAAATGATGATACTGGTGTCATTTTGTCAAATATTAAAGCCCAGTCAATTGTGCGTTTGAAAGCTGGTCACTATCATGTCGCCTCTCATTATGGCACCATTAATGCTATTGTTCGTTCTGATATCCAAGTCGATGCAGGAAAAATTACAGAAGTCACTCTTGAACATCAGGCTGCTCAAATCGTTTTAAAGTTGGTACGGCAAGAAGGAGGGGAAGCGCTTGCAGATACAAGTTGGTCTATTACCAATGATTCTGGTGATATTATTTATGAAACCGTTGGTGCTTATGTTTCGCTGGTGTTAGCAGAGGGTGAATATATTGCGATTGCTAAAAATCAAGATAAAATTTATCAAAAAGTTTTTTCTGTTGTCTCTGGGCATGATGAAGATGTAAGTGTGATAGCAAATACACAAAATATGCAACAAATCAATGAGGAAGTAGATTAA